Proteins from a single region of Dyadobacter fanqingshengii:
- a CDS encoding sugar MFS transporter, whose amino-acid sequence MKNASIAIKVEDLSKRETMISIFLIGLMFFIFGFVSWVNSILIPYFKIACELTSFQAYLVAFAFYIAYFVMSVPSSYLLRAVGFKKGMMLGFWAMALGAFIFVPAAMSRTYEIFLLGLFTIGIGLAILQTAANPYITILGAKERAAQRISIMGICNKAAGILSPIVFAAVILRPTDTAMFQQLSSMTDIERSAALDELIRRVINPYIGLGSFLFILGFLVYKSPLPEIDTEHESADLATANAGKTSIFQFPHLILGALAIFLHVGTQVIAIDTIIGYANSMGIDLLEAKVFPSYTLFCTICGYLIGITVIPKYISQVTALRICTLLGTIFTLLIIFAKGEIHFLGHAADVSIWFVVLLGLANSLVWAGIWPLALDDLGRFTKLGASIMIMGLCGNAIMPLFYGYFADTLDVRQAYWVLLPCYLYLVFYALKGHKLRKWGF is encoded by the coding sequence ATGAAAAACGCCTCCATAGCAATCAAAGTTGAAGATCTTTCGAAGCGGGAAACAATGATTTCGATTTTCCTGATCGGGCTGATGTTCTTTATTTTCGGCTTTGTTTCCTGGGTGAATTCCATCCTCATTCCGTATTTCAAAATCGCTTGCGAGCTTACAAGTTTTCAGGCTTATCTGGTCGCATTTGCATTTTATATTGCTTATTTCGTCATGTCGGTGCCTTCTTCCTACTTGCTGAGGGCCGTAGGTTTCAAGAAAGGAATGATGTTAGGATTCTGGGCGATGGCTCTGGGTGCATTCATTTTTGTGCCCGCCGCCATGTCCCGGACTTACGAAATTTTCCTGCTTGGATTATTTACAATCGGCATTGGTTTAGCCATTTTACAAACTGCCGCGAATCCATATATTACCATTCTCGGTGCCAAAGAACGTGCAGCCCAGCGCATTAGCATTATGGGAATCTGCAATAAAGCAGCGGGCATTTTGTCTCCTATCGTTTTTGCAGCCGTCATTCTTCGGCCCACCGACACGGCGATGTTCCAGCAACTGAGCTCAATGACGGACATTGAGCGGAGCGCAGCATTGGACGAGCTGATCCGCAGGGTTATTAATCCTTACATTGGATTGGGAAGCTTTCTATTTATTCTCGGTTTTTTGGTTTACAAATCACCCTTGCCGGAAATTGATACGGAGCATGAAAGCGCAGATTTGGCGACTGCTAATGCAGGCAAAACGAGTATTTTCCAGTTCCCACACCTCATTCTCGGCGCATTAGCGATCTTTTTGCATGTGGGAACGCAGGTGATCGCCATCGACACCATTATTGGTTATGCCAATTCCATGGGCATTGATTTGCTGGAAGCAAAGGTTTTCCCTTCCTACACCCTTTTCTGCACCATTTGCGGGTATTTGATTGGAATCACAGTCATTCCCAAATACATCAGTCAGGTTACTGCGCTCAGGATCTGCACATTGCTTGGGACGATCTTTACATTACTGATCATTTTTGCAAAAGGAGAAATTCACTTCCTCGGGCATGCGGCAGACGTTTCGATCTGGTTTGTGGTGTTGCTTGGATTGGCCAATTCTCTGGTTTGGGCGGGCATATGGCCGCTGGCGCTGGACGATCTGGGCCGGTTTACCAAGCTGGGTGCTTCCATCATGATCATGGGACTTTGCGGAAATGCCATTATGCCCCTTTTCTACGGCTATTTTGCGGATACACTGGATGTGCGGCAGGCTTACTGGGTGCTCCTGCCCTGCTATTTGTATCTCGTTTTCTATGCATTGAAAGGTCATAAATTGAGAAAATGGGGATTTTAG
- the nagA gene encoding N-acetylglucosamine-6-phosphate deacetylase, whose protein sequence is MKLKITNGHIITPFRYIRNGTLLIEDGAILGIHEGNVDFPDAEIIDAGGNYIAPGFIDLHIHGGGGHDFMDGTVNAFLRIAETHAKYGTTALVPTTLTSEKEDLLQTLDNYEEANATNVKGAQFLGMHLEGPYFALSQRGAQDPRYIRNPDPKEYEEVLAYSSSITRWSAAPELPGAIDFGKRLKQKGILAAVAHTDAIYEEVLEAYENGYTLATHLYSAMSGVTRKNAFRYAGTIESAFLLDMDVEIIADGVHLPAPLLKLIYKIKGPDRIALITDAMRAAGMPEGESTLGSLKNGLKVIVEDGVAKLPDRTSFAGSVSTTDRLVRTMVQMADVSLLDSVRMMTATPARIMGVDHKKGTLVAGKDADIVIFDSDINIQKTIVRGRIIYDKQF, encoded by the coding sequence ATGAAATTGAAAATAACCAACGGTCACATCATCACGCCTTTCCGCTACATCCGAAACGGGACATTGCTGATTGAAGATGGCGCGATCCTGGGCATACACGAAGGAAACGTTGATTTTCCGGATGCGGAGATCATTGATGCAGGCGGAAATTACATTGCGCCGGGCTTCATTGACCTGCATATTCACGGGGGCGGTGGCCACGATTTTATGGATGGGACTGTAAATGCATTCTTGCGGATCGCCGAAACACATGCCAAATACGGAACCACGGCCTTAGTCCCCACGACATTGACGAGTGAAAAAGAGGATTTGCTGCAAACGCTCGACAACTACGAAGAGGCGAATGCCACAAACGTAAAAGGCGCTCAATTCCTGGGAATGCATTTGGAAGGGCCATATTTCGCATTAAGCCAGCGTGGTGCGCAAGACCCGCGTTACATCCGCAATCCCGACCCAAAGGAATATGAAGAAGTGCTGGCTTACTCCTCTTCGATCACGCGGTGGAGCGCTGCGCCGGAACTTCCGGGAGCCATTGATTTTGGTAAAAGATTAAAACAAAAAGGCATTCTGGCGGCCGTAGCGCATACAGATGCCATTTATGAAGAAGTGCTGGAAGCTTACGAGAACGGTTACACGCTCGCAACGCACTTATATTCAGCCATGTCCGGGGTTACGCGCAAGAATGCATTTCGCTACGCCGGAACCATTGAAAGCGCTTTTTTGCTTGATATGGACGTAGAAATCATTGCGGATGGCGTGCATTTGCCCGCTCCGCTTTTGAAATTGATATACAAAATAAAAGGACCAGACCGCATTGCATTGATCACCGACGCCATGCGCGCAGCAGGAATGCCCGAAGGCGAAAGCACATTGGGATCGCTGAAAAACGGCCTGAAAGTGATTGTAGAGGACGGCGTCGCTAAGTTACCAGACCGCACATCCTTCGCCGGAAGCGTTTCCACGACCGACCGATTGGTTAGGACTATGGTTCAAATGGCTGATGTTTCCCTGCTCGATTCGGTGCGGATGATGACTGCTACTCCGGCACGCATTATGGGCGTAGATCATAAAAAAGGCACATTAGTCGCAGGAAAAGACGCCGATATCGTCATTTTCGACAGCGACATTAACATACAAAAGACGATAGTAAGAGGCAGAATAATTTACGACAAGCAATTTTAA
- a CDS encoding glucosamine-6-phosphate deaminase, with amino-acid sequence MKVDDLEIKIFDTRQEMGINAAQMVADKIRELQGIQDSVNIIFASAPSQNEFLAALKEEKGIEWEKINAFHMDEYVGLPNDAPQNFGNFLKVKLFDFVPLKSVSYLNGNAENMEEECSRYAKLLEANPIDIVCLGIGENGHLAFNDPHVAFFDDPLIVKQVDLDHACRQQQVNDACFDTFDEVPQTALTLTIPTLMKAKYAYAMVPGEKKAQAIYHTVAEEIQEEYPSTILRKHPNAILFIDKASSGKLKEISSYSQA; translated from the coding sequence ATGAAGGTTGACGATTTGGAAATAAAAATTTTCGACACCAGACAAGAAATGGGGATCAATGCAGCCCAAATGGTTGCTGATAAAATCCGCGAATTACAAGGGATCCAAGACTCGGTTAATATCATTTTCGCCTCCGCGCCGTCTCAGAACGAATTTTTAGCTGCATTAAAGGAAGAAAAAGGAATTGAATGGGAGAAAATAAATGCTTTTCATATGGACGAATATGTGGGCCTTCCCAATGACGCACCACAGAATTTCGGCAATTTTTTGAAAGTCAAATTATTCGATTTCGTGCCATTGAAATCGGTTTCGTATCTCAATGGCAATGCGGAAAATATGGAGGAAGAATGCAGTCGTTATGCTAAACTTTTGGAGGCAAATCCGATTGATATCGTTTGTCTGGGCATTGGGGAAAATGGACATTTGGCTTTTAACGACCCGCATGTGGCGTTTTTTGATGATCCTTTGATCGTAAAACAAGTGGATCTGGACCATGCGTGCCGCCAGCAACAGGTGAATGATGCGTGTTTCGACACATTTGACGAAGTGCCGCAAACGGCGTTGACGCTCACGATCCCAACATTAATGAAGGCAAAATATGCTTATGCAATGGTTCCGGGCGAGAAAAAGGCGCAGGCCATTTACCACACCGTTGCCGAAGAAATTCAGGAAGAATATCCGTCTACGATTCTCCGCAAACATCCAAACGCGATTTTGTTTATTGATAAAGCCAGTTCAGGGAAGCTGAAAGAAATTTCGTCTTACAGTCAGGCGTAA
- a CDS encoding putative oxidoreductase C-terminal domain-containing protein: protein MRNKLLTIAFMSAMALNQGCDTKKEEAKDEATKKPLSLIVVEPGHFHAALVQKSMYPDVDSVVHVYASEGPDVKAYLDKVEKYNASPKDPTTWKEEVYTGSDFLEKMLSEKKGNVVILAGNNQKKTDYIKQSVDAGLNVLADKPMAIDAAGFDKLKEAFASAEKNKVLLYDIMTERYEITNALQRELAASAEIFGELQKGTAENPAVAKESVHHFFKYISGEALVRPTWFFDVKQQGEGMVDVTTHLVDLVQWSCFPNTELDYKKDIKLLSAKRTATKLTKSQFKLVTKSDNFPDFLSKDVKDTTLSVFSNGAMNYTLKGVHAKVSVIWNFQAPEGTGDTHYSIMKGSKANLIVRQGKDQKYKPVLYIETIDKSKAYEDAVANSFKMVQGKYPGIELKKNAAGWELSIPAKYDNGHEAHFAQVANKYMEYLKAGQLPRWEVPNMIAKYYLTTLALKEAK from the coding sequence ATGAGAAACAAACTCTTGACAATCGCTTTCATGAGCGCCATGGCATTAAATCAGGGATGTGATACGAAGAAAGAAGAAGCCAAAGACGAAGCAACAAAAAAACCTTTAAGCCTGATCGTGGTCGAACCCGGGCACTTTCACGCAGCTCTTGTTCAGAAATCCATGTATCCTGATGTCGATTCGGTTGTGCATGTATATGCGTCCGAGGGCCCGGATGTGAAGGCTTATCTGGACAAAGTAGAAAAATACAATGCGAGTCCCAAAGACCCGACCACCTGGAAAGAGGAAGTTTACACCGGCTCCGATTTTCTTGAAAAAATGCTTTCAGAAAAGAAGGGAAATGTGGTCATACTGGCTGGAAATAACCAAAAAAAGACCGATTACATTAAACAATCCGTAGACGCGGGCCTTAATGTGCTTGCGGACAAACCCATGGCCATTGATGCGGCAGGTTTTGATAAATTAAAAGAAGCATTTGCAAGCGCCGAAAAAAACAAAGTGCTGCTTTATGACATCATGACCGAGCGTTATGAGATCACCAACGCATTGCAGCGCGAGCTAGCTGCTTCGGCCGAGATTTTTGGTGAGTTGCAAAAAGGAACGGCAGAAAATCCAGCCGTTGCCAAAGAAAGTGTGCACCATTTTTTCAAATACATTTCCGGCGAAGCATTAGTGCGGCCAACCTGGTTTTTTGATGTAAAACAACAGGGCGAAGGCATGGTAGACGTAACCACGCACCTCGTTGACCTTGTACAATGGAGCTGTTTCCCAAACACTGAATTGGATTACAAAAAAGACATTAAGCTGCTTTCCGCAAAACGCACCGCTACGAAGCTCACCAAATCACAATTCAAGCTCGTAACCAAAAGCGATAACTTCCCCGACTTCCTGAGCAAAGACGTAAAAGACACGACATTGAGTGTTTTTTCCAATGGCGCCATGAATTACACATTGAAAGGTGTTCATGCCAAAGTCTCCGTAATCTGGAATTTCCAGGCCCCCGAAGGCACCGGCGACACGCATTACTCCATCATGAAAGGCTCCAAAGCCAACCTGATCGTACGCCAGGGCAAAGACCAAAAATACAAGCCAGTACTTTACATTGAGACCATCGATAAATCGAAAGCCTACGAAGATGCAGTAGCCAACAGCTTCAAAATGGTGCAAGGAAAATACCCAGGCATTGAATTGAAAAAGAATGCAGCCGGCTGGGAATTGAGCATTCCTGCAAAATATGACAACGGCCACGAAGCGCACTTCGCCCAGGTTGCTAACAAGTATATGGAGTATTTGAAGGCGGGCCAACTGCCCCGTTGGGAAGTGCCAAATATGATTGCGAAGTATTATTTGACGACGCTGGCTTTGAAGGAGGCTAAGTGA